The sequence below is a genomic window from Verrucomicrobiia bacterium.
TTCAACTTGGCCCCGGCGCCACAACGCAGAAGGTCCCCCTCAACTTCGATCCGGCCAAAACACGGCTGGTTAAGACAAATCACCACCCCGCGAAAGCCGCCGTCACGGACCAGGAGGTTTGACCCACGGCCCAAAGGAAGATAGGGCAAGTTGTGTTCTTCACACCATTTGAGCACCGCCGCCAAATCCGGTTCCGAAGCCGGTTCGACGTACACATCAGCCGGCCCGCCCACCCGCAAGGTGGTGCGCCGGGCCAGGGGTTCTTTCTTTCTGACGACGGTTGCGGACGAGACGCGCTGAGTCAATTCGTCCGCTGCGTCAATCACCGCGGGATTTCCGCAAATTGCATTGGGGTCGCTCATGCCACAATTTCAGAAAACGATGTGTGCTCAATTGAAACCGGCGCCGGCCCCACCCGGCCAATGTCGGCCAGGAGCACACGGGCAATTTCCTGGGCCGCCTCCGGCTTGTGCCACTGCGCCAAGGCCAGGCGCATCGCCTGCCGCCTTGCCTGGTTCTGCACCAGGTCCATTAATAGCCCTCCCAAAATTTCAGGAGTTGCCTCGTCCTGGGGCAGCAACCGCGCCGCTCCACTGAGATCAAACGCGCGGGCGTTGTGGGTCTGGTGATCATCGACCGCCGCAGGGTATGGCACCAGCACGGACGGGACCCGCAGCGCGGCAATCTCCGCCAGCGAAGAAGCCCCGGCCCGGCTCACAGCGGCGGTCGCAGCTCCCAAGGCCAGGTCCATTCGGGCAAAAAACGTGCGCACAATGCCTTTAACCCGCAGCATTCGATAAGCATCTTGGACCTTCGGCAAATCAGCAGACCCGGCGAGGTGCAGCCATTGCCATTCCGCCGCGAGTTTGGCCAAAGATGGCAACGAACGCAGCACCAGTTCGTTTATCCCGCTGGCACCCTGGCTGCCGCCCATCACAAGCACCAGCGGCTGATTCGGGTCCAAACCTAATTCCGTGCGGCAACCTCCGGCGTCCCTGGGCTGGAACTCTGAACGAACGGGAGTGCCGCAGATAACAGTGTTCTTTTGATGCAGTCGCGAGATAGCTGACGGGAACCCAACAAAGGCCCGGCCCACCGTC
It includes:
- the murG gene encoding undecaprenyldiphospho-muramoylpentapeptide beta-N-acetylglucosaminyltransferase, coding for MKPAAYPGPRIALACGGTGGHLFPGLAVAEQLVQRGCSVTLLVSPKEVDQQALKSVAGLDVVTLPVIGLSSGKTFAFLNAFCRSYAAARKLFLPNPPQAVLGMGGFTSVPPLLAGRRLGALTFLHESNAIPGRANRWLSWTVGRAFVGFPSAISRLHQKNTVICGTPVRSEFQPRDAGGCRTELGLDPNQPLVLVMGGSQGASGINELVLRSLPSLAKLAAEWQWLHLAGSADLPKVQDAYRMLRVKGIVRTFFARMDLALGAATAAVSRAGASSLAEIAALRVPSVLVPYPAAVDDHQTHNARAFDLSGAARLLPQDEATPEILGGLLMDLVQNQARRQAMRLALAQWHKPEAAQEIARVLLADIGRVGPAPVSIEHTSFSEIVA